A portion of the Streptococcus sp. Marseille-Q6470 genome contains these proteins:
- a CDS encoding ATP-binding protein, which translates to MVDFLREKHFAGGVRPIVSVKNISFGKNEIDVIVIHNSNTTPFYLTDHYQSVMANNIYTRVMDSNTPKNKSADLSQIETLWKKRFGLLSPPLERMMLYLKRSDLWDYSPHYCCTEKRYYRFSPEFTIENNIDESKNGYQYYLFNQTDIHSRWYDINLYYYQTMLASLEGLSLNGGRYFTPSPRTDGVLLTQYHHWDIAFKYFIKDSIEYIVHEFYYHPDGDDETIAHDRFMECILVFDTNAEKEEFKEYLKQNWKNKENYNDNIWLPCFEKVNGYNMDVIQEGYLNSQIFQKMFIEFRNNKGGSFRG; encoded by the coding sequence TTGGTTGATTTTTTAAGAGAAAAGCATTTTGCTGGTGGAGTTAGACCTATTGTCAGTGTTAAAAATATCTCCTTCGGCAAAAATGAAATAGATGTAATTGTTATACACAACAGTAATACAACACCATTTTATTTAACTGATCATTATCAGTCTGTAATGGCTAATAATATCTACACACGAGTAATGGATTCAAATACACCAAAGAATAAATCTGCTGATTTATCGCAAATAGAGACACTATGGAAAAAACGTTTCGGATTACTTTCACCGCCATTAGAAAGAATGATGCTTTATTTGAAAAGATCTGACTTGTGGGATTATTCTCCCCACTATTGTTGTACAGAGAAAAGGTATTACAGATTTTCACCTGAATTTACTATAGAGAATAATATAGACGAAAGTAAAAATGGATATCAATATTACTTGTTTAATCAAACCGATATTCACTCTAGATGGTATGATATCAATTTGTATTATTACCAAACAATGCTCGCTTCATTAGAAGGATTATCGCTTAATGGTGGTCGTTATTTTACGCCTTCTCCTAGAACTGACGGTGTATTATTAACACAATATCATCATTGGGATATTGCGTTTAAGTATTTCATTAAAGACTCAATTGAATATATCGTCCATGAGTTTTACTATCATCCAGATGGTGATGATGAGACAATAGCACATGATAGATTTATGGAATGTATCCTTGTGTTTGATACAAATGCTGAAAAAGAAGAGTTTAAAGAATACCTTAAACAAAATTGGAAAAACAAAGAAAACTATAACGACAACATATGGTTGCCTTGCTTTGAAAAGGTAAATGGATACAATATGGATGTAATTCAAGAGGGATATCTAAATTCTCAAATATTCCAGAAAATGTTTATTGAGTTTCGTAATAACAAAGGAGGTTCGTTTCGTGGATGA
- a CDS encoding TPM domain-containing protein, whose amino-acid sequence MKKDRLLKNPFLVRLLGLLMAFFFLSAFTAPEKPDYGIYDPNHYLTEEVVTQIRDLNEANSQKAEKLQIGVYIVDSLEGESIETVANETARAWKIGYSGDNFGSLIVVAVQDRKSRIETSNNTAIRITDYQTKQILAASRTDFKTGDYGKGILAIAKALDNQFYRGSGTFPSDESSEIKRYSDSISGKKSSRNSSSSSHRKNSDPMDNVFGFGIIIYFIIVFIAIIRGGGGGRGGGSSDGGWWFSDSSDSGSSWSDSGSDSSSSWDGGGFDGGGSSDDW is encoded by the coding sequence ATGAAAAAAGATAGATTGTTAAAGAATCCTTTCTTGGTGCGTCTACTTGGTTTGCTGATGGCATTTTTCTTCCTATCAGCATTCACTGCACCTGAAAAACCAGACTATGGTATCTATGACCCAAATCATTATTTGACAGAGGAAGTAGTTACTCAGATTCGTGATTTGAATGAAGCCAATAGTCAAAAGGCAGAAAAGCTCCAAATAGGTGTCTATATCGTAGACAGTCTGGAAGGAGAAAGCATTGAAACGGTGGCTAATGAAACTGCCAGGGCTTGGAAGATAGGCTATTCAGGAGATAATTTTGGAAGTCTCATTGTAGTAGCCGTTCAAGACCGTAAATCAAGAATTGAAACCAGTAATAACACCGCCATTAGAATAACGGACTATCAAACCAAGCAGATCTTGGCAGCTAGCCGTACAGATTTTAAAACTGGTGACTATGGTAAAGGAATTCTAGCGATTGCCAAAGCCTTGGACAATCAGTTTTATAGAGGAAGTGGAACATTTCCATCTGATGAATCCTCTGAAATCAAACGTTATTCTGATAGCATCAGTGGGAAAAAATCGAGTCGCAATAGTAGCTCGTCTAGTCATCGTAAGAACAGTGACCCTATGGACAATGTGTTCGGATTCGGGATAATCATTTATTTCATTATCGTATTTATAGCTATTATTAGAGGAGGCGGCGGTGGCCGAGGAGGAGGTTCCTCTGACGGAGGATGGTGGTTTAGTGACTCATCCGACTCAGGTTCTTCTTGGTCAGATTCAGGCTCAGACTCTTCTAGTAGCTGGGACGGTGGTGGCTTCGATGGCGGTGGATCATCCGATGATTGGTAA
- a CDS encoding LemA family protein → MKNKGIIYVLSILLAIILLGGCSVVGTYNGLVSEQTKVEQAQADVATALQRRSDLIGNLVESVKGQMNHETEVFTKIAEARAKIGNGSVTSKENQEAQGELSSAISRLISLTENYPELKSNQNVEQLMTELAGSENRIFVARKDYNKVATEYNQKLRSFPTVLFANMMNFKEAETFKESEEAKTAPKVDFSTSTTKE, encoded by the coding sequence ATGAAAAATAAAGGAATTATTTATGTGTTGAGCATTTTGCTGGCTATTATCTTGCTTGGCGGTTGCTCAGTAGTAGGCACTTATAACGGACTTGTCTCTGAACAAACCAAGGTCGAACAAGCTCAAGCTGATGTAGCGACAGCTCTTCAACGTCGTTCTGACTTGATTGGAAATTTGGTAGAGTCTGTAAAAGGCCAGATGAACCATGAGACAGAGGTTTTCACCAAGATTGCGGAAGCTCGTGCTAAAATTGGGAATGGCTCCGTGACTTCAAAAGAAAATCAAGAGGCTCAAGGAGAGTTGAGTTCCGCTATTTCACGATTGATCTCGCTAACAGAAAATTATCCAGAACTCAAGAGCAATCAAAATGTGGAACAACTCATGACGGAACTGGCTGGAAGTGAAAATCGTATCTTTGTAGCCCGCAAGGATTACAACAAAGTGGCAACGGAATATAATCAAAAATTAAGAAGCTTTCCAACAGTTCTTTTCGCTAACATGATGAACTTTAAAGAGGCAGAAACCTTTAAAGAAAGCGAAGAAGCTAAGACAGCTCCAAAGGTTGACTTTAGTACTTCTACAACCAAAGAGTAG
- a CDS encoding ATP-binding protein has product MNKYDIKKLISLKQEGNYWDFKREWYSQDKKADLLHDIICMANTLLNRDAYIIIGVDEENDYSFSSVKSDPNRKTHRNWLIF; this is encoded by the coding sequence ATGAACAAATATGATATCAAAAAGTTAATTTCACTAAAGCAGGAAGGCAACTATTGGGATTTTAAACGAGAATGGTATTCCCAAGACAAGAAAGCTGATTTACTACATGATATTATTTGTATGGCTAACACTCTTCTGAATAGAGATGCTTATATTATTATTGGTGTTGATGAGGAAAATGATTATTCATTTTCCTCTGTGAAGTCTGATCCAAACAGAAAAACACACAGAAATTGGTTGATTTTTTAA
- a CDS encoding nucleotidyltransferase domain-containing protein → MSDYIKKRGEVIDQGIRSTISKRYHTVTAAINKEFWGISSDTQNSFYVGSYGRGTAIDTSDIDILVVLPENVYLKHDVINGNGQSRLLQSVRQAIISSYPRSEVRADGQVVKINFSDGMKFEILPAFKKTDWYGSWDGTYKYPDTNMGGNWRSTNPKAEQEAMKNKNSSSNGLLLDTCKHFRFIRDTYFSSYHLSGIVIDSFVYHAMGGWRWSDPGSTSSSASGTYENVLLEYLNQNSMWGNLTLTAPGSEENISTESSLECLRKVVNYITK, encoded by the coding sequence ATGAGTGATTATATAAAAAAGAGAGGCGAAGTAATAGACCAAGGTATTCGTTCAACTATTTCAAAACGTTATCATACCGTTACGGCCGCCATTAATAAAGAATTTTGGGGTATTTCAAGTGATACGCAAAATAGCTTCTATGTTGGTTCATATGGACGTGGAACTGCAATTGACACAAGTGATATAGATATTTTGGTTGTTTTGCCTGAGAATGTGTATTTAAAACATGATGTGATAAATGGTAATGGACAATCACGTTTATTACAATCAGTTCGTCAAGCGATTATTTCATCATACCCTCGTAGCGAAGTACGTGCAGATGGGCAAGTTGTAAAAATAAACTTTAGTGACGGAATGAAATTTGAAATTCTTCCAGCATTTAAAAAAACAGACTGGTATGGCTCTTGGGATGGTACATACAAATATCCTGATACTAATATGGGTGGTAACTGGCGTTCAACAAATCCAAAGGCTGAACAAGAAGCAATGAAAAACAAAAACTCTAGTAGCAATGGTTTATTACTAGATACTTGTAAACACTTTAGGTTCATAAGAGACACATATTTTAGTAGTTACCATCTGTCAGGAATTGTGATTGATAGTTTTGTCTATCATGCAATGGGTGGATGGAGATGGTCTGATCCAGGAAGTACTTCTTCTTCAGCTAGTGGAACATATGAAAATGTTTTATTAGAATACTTAAATCAAAACTCTATGTGGGGCAACCTCACTCTTACCGCGCCAGGGAGTGAAGAAAACATATCTACAGAGAGTAGTCTAGAATGTTTAAGGAAAGTAGTTAATTACATTACCAAATAA
- a CDS encoding 3-deoxy-7-phosphoheptulonate synthase translates to MAFIEKGQEIDIEAIKAETRLSAETLQHKENRDQELADILSGKDDRILLVIGPCSSDNEEAVLEYARRLADLQKKVADKIFMVMRVYTAKPRTNGDGYKGLVHQPDTSKAPSLINGLQAVRQLHYRVITETGLTTADEMLYPANLVLVDDLVSYHAVGARSVEDQEHRFVASGIDAPVGMKNPTSGNLSVMFNAIYAAQNKQTFLFHGQEVETSGNPLAHVILRGAMNEYGKNEPNFYYEALLNAIGRYESMGLENPFIMIDTNHDNSGKQYMEQVRIVRQALLNRDWNEKIKKTVRGFMIESYLADGRQNQPEIFGRSITDPCLGWENTVALVEEIYTTLTK, encoded by the coding sequence ATGGCATTTATCGAGAAAGGTCAAGAAATCGATATTGAAGCGATTAAGGCGGAAACACGGCTATCTGCAGAAACCTTGCAACATAAGGAAAATCGTGATCAAGAATTAGCAGATATCCTTTCAGGTAAGGATGATCGTATCCTTTTGGTCATTGGGCCTTGTTCGTCTGATAATGAAGAAGCGGTCCTAGAGTATGCCCGTCGTTTAGCAGACTTGCAGAAAAAAGTGGCCGATAAGATTTTCATGGTTATGCGTGTATATACTGCAAAGCCACGTACCAATGGTGATGGCTATAAGGGGTTAGTTCATCAGCCAGATACTTCTAAAGCGCCAAGTTTGATTAATGGGTTGCAGGCTGTTCGTCAGCTTCATTATCGCGTTATTACAGAAACTGGATTGACCACAGCGGATGAAATGCTCTACCCAGCTAATCTGGTTTTGGTTGATGACTTGGTGAGCTATCATGCGGTAGGTGCGCGTTCAGTAGAAGACCAAGAACATCGTTTTGTAGCTTCGGGAATTGATGCACCAGTGGGAATGAAGAACCCAACATCTGGAAACCTATCTGTGATGTTTAATGCCATCTATGCTGCACAAAACAAACAAACCTTTCTCTTTCACGGCCAAGAAGTTGAAACTTCAGGAAATCCCTTGGCTCACGTAATCTTGCGAGGAGCTATGAATGAATATGGGAAGAATGAACCAAACTTCTACTATGAAGCTCTCTTAAATGCTATCGGGCGTTACGAGTCTATGGGCCTTGAAAATCCATTTATCATGATTGATACCAACCATGATAATTCAGGGAAACAATATATGGAGCAAGTTCGAATTGTTCGTCAAGCTTTGCTCAATCGTGACTGGAATGAAAAAATCAAGAAGACAGTTCGAGGCTTCATGATCGAGTCTTACTTAGCAGATGGGCGCCAAAACCAGCCAGAAATCTTTGGACGTTCCATTACAGACCCGTGTCTAGGATGGGAAAACACAGTAGCCCTGGTAGAAGAAATCTATACTACCTTAACAAAATAA
- the alr gene encoding alanine racemase: MKTSPHRPTKALIDLGAIRYNIQQMGAHIPKETLKWAVVKANAYGHGAVAVATAIQDDVDGFCVSNIDEAIELRQAGISKKILILGISEVESIPLAQEFDITLTVAGLEWLEHVLATESELSGLTVHLKIDSGMGRIGFRSASEAEEAQTILKKHGANVEGIFTHFATADEESDSYFKQQLACFQGILDDLQEVPELVHASNSATTLWHAETIFNAVRMGDSMYGLNPSGQVLELPYELKPALTLETAIVHVKIVPAGACMGYGATYQADSEQVIATLPIGYADGWTRDMQNFSVLVDGQLCPIVGRVSMDQITIRLPKFYPLGTKVTLIGSNGDKEITATDVAVYRGTINYEVVCLLSDRVPREYH, from the coding sequence ATGAAAACTAGTCCACATAGACCAACCAAGGCTCTCATCGATCTAGGAGCAATCCGCTACAATATCCAACAAATGGGAGCACATATTCCCAAAGAAACTCTCAAATGGGCAGTCGTGAAAGCCAATGCCTATGGACATGGCGCTGTAGCTGTTGCGACTGCTATTCAGGATGATGTAGATGGTTTTTGCGTTTCTAATATCGATGAAGCTATCGAACTTCGTCAGGCAGGGATTTCTAAGAAAATCCTCATTTTAGGAATATCCGAGGTAGAATCAATTCCGCTAGCGCAAGAATTTGATATTACCTTGACAGTAGCAGGATTGGAATGGCTTGAACATGTCCTTGCGACTGAGTCAGAATTATCCGGCTTAACCGTTCACCTTAAGATTGACTCAGGTATGGGACGCATTGGTTTTAGAAGTGCTAGTGAGGCTGAAGAAGCCCAAACTATACTCAAGAAACATGGAGCCAATGTCGAGGGAATCTTTACGCACTTTGCAACAGCAGATGAAGAGTCAGATAGCTACTTTAAGCAACAGTTAGCGTGTTTTCAGGGAATCCTAGATGACTTGCAGGAAGTACCAGAATTAGTACATGCGAGTAACTCCGCAACGACTTTATGGCATGCGGAAACGATTTTTAATGCTGTTCGCATGGGGGATTCTATGTATGGTCTCAATCCAAGTGGACAAGTTTTAGAATTGCCTTATGAACTAAAACCAGCCTTGACCTTAGAAACTGCTATTGTTCATGTTAAAATAGTTCCAGCTGGGGCTTGTATGGGATACGGAGCGACCTATCAGGCAGACAGTGAACAAGTCATTGCTACTTTGCCAATCGGTTATGCGGATGGTTGGACACGAGATATGCAGAATTTCTCAGTTCTGGTGGATGGCCAATTGTGCCCCATTGTAGGGCGTGTATCCATGGACCAAATCACCATTCGCTTACCTAAGTTTTACCCATTGGGTACTAAGGTAACTTTGATTGGCTCAAACGGTGACAAGGAGATTACTGCAACAGATGTAGCAGTCTACCGAGGAACGATTAATTATGAGGTAGTTTGTCTCCTCAGTGATCGAGTTCCGAGAGAATATCATTAA
- a CDS encoding 3-deoxy-7-phosphoheptulonate synthase, which produces MVFSAKSPKINIDEVRSLSKLEGQVLANKLQRDQELEAIIRGEDQRILLVIGPCSSDNEEAVLEYAKRLAKLQEEVKDRVFMVMRVYTAKPRTNGDGYKGLIHQPNAKEAPSLINGIKAVRHLHYRVISETGMTTADEMLYPENLPLVDDLISYMAVGARSVEDQQHRFVASGADFATGFKNPTSGNLNVMFNGIYAAQNKQSFLFLGKEVETTGNPLSHAILRGALNEYGKNIPNYYYDNLMDTIAQYEKMGLENPFIIIDTNHDNSGKQYMEQIRIVRQTLINRDWNEKIKKYVRGFMIESYLEDGRQNEPEIFGKSITDPCLGWENTEALVREIYQRLGE; this is translated from the coding sequence ATGGTATTTTCAGCAAAAAGCCCTAAAATTAATATTGATGAAGTTCGTAGTTTGTCTAAACTAGAAGGACAAGTACTTGCGAACAAACTCCAACGTGATCAAGAGCTTGAAGCAATTATTCGTGGGGAAGACCAACGCATCTTATTAGTGATTGGTCCGTGCTCGTCTGACAATGAAGAAGCAGTTCTTGAGTATGCCAAGCGTTTGGCAAAATTGCAAGAAGAAGTCAAAGATCGCGTCTTTATGGTCATGCGTGTCTATACTGCTAAACCACGTACTAATGGTGATGGATATAAGGGATTGATTCACCAACCAAATGCCAAAGAAGCGCCTAGCCTCATCAATGGGATCAAGGCGGTTCGTCACTTGCACTATCGTGTTATTTCTGAAACAGGAATGACAACAGCAGATGAAATGTTGTACCCAGAGAACCTTCCTTTAGTAGATGATTTGATTTCTTATATGGCAGTTGGGGCTCGTTCAGTTGAAGATCAACAACACCGTTTTGTAGCTAGTGGAGCAGATTTTGCAACAGGTTTTAAAAATCCAACCTCTGGAAATCTCAATGTCATGTTCAACGGTATTTATGCAGCTCAAAACAAGCAAAGTTTCCTTTTCCTAGGGAAAGAAGTCGAAACTACTGGAAATCCTCTATCGCATGCCATTCTCCGTGGAGCTCTTAACGAGTACGGGAAAAACATTCCTAACTACTACTACGATAATTTGATGGATACTATTGCTCAGTATGAAAAGATGGGACTTGAAAATCCATTCATCATTATTGATACCAACCATGATAACTCAGGTAAACAGTATATGGAGCAGATTCGTATCGTTCGCCAGACTTTAATTAACCGTGATTGGAATGAAAAGATTAAAAAATATGTTCGTGGATTCATGATTGAGTCTTATCTAGAAGACGGTCGTCAAAATGAACCTGAGATCTTTGGCAAATCTATCACGGATCCATGCCTAGGATGGGAAAACACGGAAGCTCTTGTTCGCGAAATCTACCAAAGACTAGGAGAATAA
- the acpS gene encoding holo-ACP synthase: protein MIVGHGIDIQELASIQNAVEKREGFAQRVLTDKEMERFASLKGRRQVEYLAGRWSAKEAFSKAMGTGIGKLGFQDLEVLNNERGAPYFSKSPFSGKVWLSISHTDQFVTASVILEENHEN from the coding sequence ATGATAGTTGGACATGGAATCGATATTCAAGAATTAGCTTCCATACAAAATGCAGTTGAAAAAAGAGAGGGCTTTGCGCAGCGTGTCTTGACAGACAAGGAAATGGAGCGCTTTGCCAGTCTTAAAGGTCGTAGACAGGTCGAATATTTGGCTGGTCGTTGGTCAGCTAAAGAGGCTTTTTCAAAGGCTATGGGAACGGGTATTGGAAAGCTAGGCTTTCAGGACTTGGAAGTTTTGAATAATGAGAGAGGGGCTCCCTATTTCAGCAAATCCCCGTTTTCAGGAAAAGTTTGGCTATCGATTAGCCATACAGATCAGTTTGTGACAGCTAGTGTTATTTTGGAGGAAAATCATGAAAACTAG
- the secA gene encoding preprotein translocase subunit SecA — MANLLKTIIENDKGELRRLEKMADKVLKYEDEMAALTDEQLQAKTEEFKQRYQNGETLDQLLYEAFAVVREGAKRVLGLFPYKVQVMGGIVLHHGDVPEMRTGEGKTLTATMPVYLNALSGKGVHVVTVNEYLTERDATEMGELYSWLGLSVGINLAAKSPMEKKEAYLCDITYSTNSEIGFDYLRDNMVVRAENMVQRPLNYALVDEVDSILIDEARTPLIVSGANAVETSQLYHMADHFVKSLDKDDYIIDIQSKTIGLSDSGIDKAESFFKLENLYDIENVALTHFIDNALRANYIMILDIDYVVSEEQEILIVDQFTGRTMEGRRYSDGLHQAIEAKEGVPIQDETKTSASITYQNLFRMYKKLAGMTGTGKTEEEEFREIYNIRVIPIPTNRPIQRIDHSDLLYASLDAKFKAVVEDVKARYQKGQPVLVGTVAVETSDFLSKKLVEVGVPHEVLNAKNHYREAQIIMNAGQRGAITIATNMAGRGTDIKLGEGVRELGGLCVIGTERHESRRIDNQLRGRSGRQGDPGESQFYLSLEDDLMKRFGSERLKGVFERLNMSDEAIESRMLTRQVEAAQKRVEGNNYDTRKQVLQYDDVMREQREIIYAQRYDVITAERDLAPEIHAMIRRTIGRIVDGHARSKQDEKLEAILNFAKYNLLPEDSISLSDLESLSDQAIKDELYQRALKVYDSQVAKLRDEEAVKEFQKVLILRVVDNKWTDHIDALDQLRNAVGLRGYAQNNPVVEYQAEGFRMFNDMIGSIEFDVTRLMMKAQIHEQERPQTEHHISTTATRNIAAQQKDLPADLDLSQVKRNDLCPCGSGKKFKNCHGKRR, encoded by the coding sequence ATGGCAAATTTATTAAAAACAATCATCGAAAATGATAAAGGGGAACTCCGCCGCTTAGAAAAGATGGCTGATAAAGTCCTCAAATACGAAGATGAAATGGCTGCTTTGACAGATGAGCAGTTGCAAGCTAAGACAGAAGAATTTAAGCAACGTTATCAAAATGGTGAAACGCTTGATCAACTCTTGTACGAAGCCTTTGCGGTTGTACGTGAGGGAGCTAAGCGTGTTCTTGGACTTTTCCCATACAAGGTTCAGGTTATGGGTGGTATCGTTCTTCACCACGGTGACGTTCCAGAAATGCGTACAGGTGAAGGGAAAACCTTGACAGCGACAATGCCGGTATACCTTAATGCCCTTTCAGGGAAAGGTGTCCACGTAGTTACCGTCAACGAATACCTTACAGAGCGTGACGCGACTGAAATGGGTGAGTTGTACTCATGGCTTGGTTTGTCAGTAGGAATTAACTTGGCTGCAAAATCTCCAATGGAGAAAAAAGAAGCTTATCTCTGTGATATTACTTACTCAACGAACTCAGAAATTGGTTTCGACTATCTTCGTGACAACATGGTTGTTCGTGCAGAGAACATGGTTCAACGTCCGCTCAACTATGCCTTGGTCGATGAGGTTGACTCTATCTTGATCGACGAAGCTCGTACACCATTGATCGTTTCAGGAGCTAATGCAGTTGAAACAAGCCAACTTTACCATATGGCTGACCACTTTGTGAAGTCTTTGGATAAAGATGACTATATCATTGATATTCAGTCTAAGACAATCGGTTTGTCTGATTCAGGTATTGACAAGGCTGAAAGCTTCTTCAAACTAGAAAATCTTTATGATATCGAAAATGTGGCTTTGACTCACTTTATCGACAACGCCCTTCGTGCCAACTACATCATGATTCTTGATATCGACTATGTGGTTAGCGAAGAGCAAGAAATCTTGATTGTCGATCAATTTACTGGTCGTACAATGGAAGGCCGTCGTTACTCTGATGGTTTGCACCAAGCGATTGAAGCTAAAGAAGGTGTCCCAATCCAAGATGAAACTAAGACATCAGCATCGATCACCTACCAAAACCTTTTCCGTATGTATAAAAAATTGGCAGGTATGACAGGTACTGGTAAAACAGAAGAAGAAGAATTCCGCGAAATCTACAACATTCGTGTTATTCCAATTCCTACTAACCGTCCGATCCAACGTATCGACCATTCAGACCTTCTTTACGCTAGTCTCGATGCAAAATTCAAGGCTGTAGTAGAAGATGTTAAGGCGCGTTACCAAAAAGGTCAGCCTGTCTTGGTAGGTACTGTTGCCGTTGAAACCAGTGATTTTCTTTCTAAGAAATTGGTTGAAGTAGGCGTACCTCACGAAGTATTGAATGCTAAAAACCACTACAGAGAAGCACAAATCATCATGAATGCTGGTCAACGTGGTGCGATCACTATCGCAACCAACATGGCCGGTCGTGGTACCGATATTAAGCTTGGTGAAGGTGTTCGTGAACTTGGTGGTCTTTGTGTCATCGGTACAGAACGTCATGAGAGCCGTCGTATCGATAACCAGCTTCGTGGACGTTCAGGTCGTCAAGGTGACCCAGGTGAGTCACAGTTCTACCTGTCACTCGAAGATGATTTGATGAAGCGTTTCGGTTCAGAACGTTTGAAAGGTGTCTTTGAACGTCTTAATATGTCTGACGAAGCAATCGAATCTCGTATGTTGACACGTCAGGTCGAAGCAGCGCAAAAACGTGTTGAAGGAAATAACTACGATACTCGTAAACAAGTCCTTCAATATGACGATGTTATGCGTGAACAACGTGAGATCATCTACGCACAACGCTATGATGTTATCACTGCAGAACGTGACTTGGCTCCTGAAATTCACGCCATGATTCGCCGTACGATTGGACGAATTGTCGATGGGCATGCTCGTTCTAAACAAGATGAAAAGCTTGAAGCAATCTTGAACTTTGCCAAGTACAATTTGCTTCCAGAAGATTCAATTTCACTTTCAGACCTAGAAAGTTTGTCAGACCAAGCTATTAAGGATGAACTATACCAACGTGCATTGAAAGTCTACGATAGCCAAGTTGCTAAACTTCGTGATGAAGAAGCTGTGAAAGAATTCCAGAAAGTCTTGATTCTACGTGTTGTAGATAACAAGTGGACTGACCATATCGATGCCCTTGATCAGTTGAGAAATGCAGTTGGTCTTCGTGGTTATGCCCAAAACAACCCTGTCGTGGAATATCAAGCGGAAGGCTTCCGTATGTTTAATGATATGATTGGTTCGATTGAGTTTGATGTGACTCGCTTGATGATGAAAGCACAAATTCATGAACAAGAACGACCACAAACTGAGCATCATATCAGTACGACAGCAACTCGAAATATTGCTGCGCAACAGAAAGATCTTCCAGCTGATTTGGACCTCAGTCAAGTAAAACGTAATGACTTATGCCCATGTGGATCTGGTAAGAAATTTAAAAACTGTCACGGTAAACGACGTTAA
- a CDS encoding SLATT domain-containing protein gives MDDEYSILEDSVRNTFGSVVWSHKIQEKQADIYFSQYKCMETIKIATASLTSVGIVSLIFTDQMWLKVLSALISFVSVFISAFFKSFDLQTLVSAHKNSAQKLLKIRDELKLLLMLIHLKQKTVNELADMYQDIVEKLDVLYAEAPRTTDKAVKKARTALNVNHDNQFTDEEINCNLPNSLHGR, from the coding sequence GTGGATGATGAATATTCTATATTGGAGGATTCTGTAAGAAATACTTTTGGAAGTGTTGTATGGTCACACAAAATCCAAGAAAAACAGGCTGATATATATTTTTCACAATATAAATGCATGGAAACTATTAAAATAGCAACTGCATCCCTAACATCGGTTGGGATTGTTTCTTTAATATTTACAGATCAAATGTGGTTGAAAGTGTTATCTGCATTAATATCATTTGTATCAGTTTTCATTAGTGCTTTTTTTAAATCTTTTGATTTACAGACGTTAGTTTCAGCTCATAAAAATTCCGCTCAGAAACTGTTGAAAATTAGGGATGAATTAAAATTGTTATTAATGTTAATTCATCTAAAACAAAAAACAGTAAATGAGTTAGCAGATATGTATCAGGATATTGTAGAAAAGTTAGATGTCCTATATGCTGAAGCGCCACGCACTACTGACAAAGCTGTAAAAAAAGCACGCACTGCATTAAATGTGAATCATGACAATCAATTTACTGATGAGGAAATAAACTGTAATCTTCCTAACTCTCTACATGGGAGGTAA